The DNA region CTTGACGTGATAGGCGAGGAAATGCGGCCGGGTGCGGGGCGCGTGCAGGAGATGCGCCAGCGAGCGGCGCTGCCCGGCGGAGAGACCTTTCCATTCGTCATGGGTGTAGTGCCGCTCGGCGACAATGCCGCGCGGCAGTCCCGGCGCGACATCGCGGATGGCCACGATCATCTGCGGGTCGAACGACATCACCGCGACCGGCCCGGCGTAGCCTTGCAGCAGCTCGGCGGCGCGGCGGGCGAGCCGCGTGTCGCCGTCGAAGTGGCTCTTGATCTCGACCACCAAGGTGACGCGGCCGGCGACGAGATCGCACAGCTCGCCCAAGGTGATCATGCGGTCCGCCGTCTGCTTGAACGGTAGCGCCTTGAGCGCGGCGGTGGTCATATCGGCGAGACGGCCGCCGCCCTCCGTGAGGCGGCCGAGCACGTCGTCATGATGCACGACGGCTTCGCCGTCGCCGCTCAACTGGACATCGCATTCGATGCCGTAGGTGCCGTCGATGGCGGCGCGAAAGGCCGACGGTGTGTTCTCGATGACGCCGTGCGCGGCGTCATGCAGCCCGCGATGGGCGATCGGCCGTGCGGTCAGCCAATCGAGCCCCGGCATGGTTCGGCTATGCGATCTCGAATAGGCCTTCGACCTCGACGGCCGCCTGCGCCGGCAGCGCCGCGACGCCGACGGTCGAGCGGGCGTGGCGGCCCTTGTCGCCGAACACCTCGACCATCAGGTCGGAGGCGCCGTTCATGACCTTCGGGCCGTCGCCATAACCCGGTGCGGAGTTGATGAAGCCGCCGAGGCGTACCACGCGAACGACCTTGTCGAGGTCGCCGACAGCCGCTTTCACCTGAGCGATGAGATTGATGGCGCAGGCGCGTGCGGCCTTCTGTCCGTCCTCGAGCGAGACGCCGCCGCCGAGCTGACCGGTCACCACAAGCTTCCCGTCGGGGCCGAAGCAGAGTTGACCGGACACGACGAGCTGATTGCCGGTGCGGACGAACGGCACGTAATTGGCCACTGGCGCGGCCGGGGTCGGCAAGGTGATGCCGAGACTTGCGAGCTTCTGTTCAACCGTGCCGGCCATGTCCTGTCTCCTCAACGACTGCGCGGGCATCCTTGGCCGAAGGCGGTAATGGACGCAAGCGCCGCGCGCGGCGGCGTTGCGGCGCAGTGGGGCGGCCTCTATCTTGCCCGGATGTTCCCGTCTTGCTGGGGCGAGAGGCGGGATTCGCCGCCCTGGAGAGCCGCCGATGACCTTTCTCGCGAACGTGCAACGCCTGAGCCTGCCGGCCGTCGTCGCCCTGGCTGTGCTGGGACCCGCCGCGGCGGCGCCGCCGACGGACGGGGTGGTGCTGACGCCGCATCGGGCTGTCTACGATCTCAAGCTCACCAAGACGCGCGGCAACCGCGGCATCGAGACCGTGCGCGGCCGCATCCTGTACGATTTCTCCGGCAATGCCTGCGACGGCTACGAGCTGAAGTTCCGCCAGGTGTCCGAGCTAGACTCGGGCGAGGGCAAGGCGGCGGTCAACGATTTGCGCTCGACCACCTGGGAAGACGGTGAGGCCACGAAGTTCCGCTTCAACTCCGAGAACCTGCTCAACGATACGCCGACCGACTCGGTGAACGGCCGCGCCGAACGCGACGCGAAGGCGGTTGCGGTGGCGCTGAGCAAGCCACAGGAGAAGAAGCTGACCATGCCGGCGGGCGCCGTTTTCCCGACCGAGCATATGCGGCGGATCATCGCTGCCGCGCGCGCCGGTAAAACCATTCTCGAATTCCCGGTCTATGACGGCTCGGAAACCGGCGAGAAGCTCTACAACACGCTCACCGTCATCGGCCGCCCGATCAAGCCCGGCGAAAAGCCGGTGAACGATGCCGCGGCCAAGGTGCCGGAGCTCGCCAAGCTCACGCGCTGGCCGGTCACCATCAGCTATTTCGTGCAGGAGTCGCAGAAGCAGGAGCAGACCGGCGAGCAGACGCCGGTCTATGCGATCAGTTTTGAACTCTATGAAAATGGTATTTCGCGTGCGCTGGTGCTCGACTACAGCGATTTCACCATTGCCGGCGAGATGACCTCGCTGGACGTGAAGCAGGCGAAACCCTGCCGATGAGCCCGTGGTATCGGAATGAGCGCCGAGCGGTGTGAGCGATCATATTTGTGTTGTCGGGCCGCCCGGTTTGCTGTCTTGATGCCGTAATAGAAGTGTTTCTTAGGTCTAACGGGCGTGGTCCCTCCACAGAGCCCGAACCCTGGGTGCCCAAGGCCGGCCGCATTTTTCCTTGCGAGCGGTGATCGTCTCATCGCTCGGAAGGAGCACAATGCGCCGTATCGTTGTTACCGGCTCCGGTATCGTCTCCCCGCTTGGTTGTGGCACGGATCTCGTTTGGCAACGGCTTTTGGCCGGCCGGTCGGGCGTTCGCCGGATGTCCGATAATCTTGTCGGGGACGTCGCGGCGAAGATCGCCGGTGTCGTGTCCGACACGTCCGAGGACGCCGAAGGCGGCTTCGATCCGCAGCGCATCGTCAGCGCCAAAGACCAGAAGCGCATGGATCGCTTCATCCAGTTCGCGCTCGCGGCCGCGGACGAGGCCATCGCCCAGTCCGCGTGGAAGCCCGACTGCGATGCGGAGCGCGAACGCACCGCGACCATCATCGGCTCCGGCATCGGCGGCTTCGCGACGATGAAGCAGGCCGTGCACACCACCGATCAACATGGCTCGCGCCGGCTGTCGCCGTTCACCGTGCCGTCGTTCCTGGTCAATCTCGCGGCCGGGCAGGTGTCGATCCGTTACGGTTTTCGCGGTCCCATCGGCGCGCCCGTCACGGCTTGCGCCGCGAGCCTGCAGGCGATCGGCGACGGCGCGCGCATGATCCGCAGCGGCGAGATCGACGTCGCGATCTGCGGCGGCGCCGAAAGTTGTATCGAGCGCGTCAGCCTTGGCAGCTTCGCGGCCGCGCGCGCGCTGTCGACGCGCTTCAATGACACGCCGGAACGCGCGTCGCGCCCCTTCGACGCCGATCGCGACGGCTTCGTCATGAGCGAGGGCGCAGCCGCGGTGGTCGTCGAAGAACTCGATCATGCGCTCGCGCGCGGCGCCGTGCCGCTCGCCGAGTTGGTCGGCTATGGCACCACGTCCGACGCCTATCACATGGTCGCGGCGCCGCAGGATGGCGCCGGCCTCCAGCGCTGCATGCGGCTCGCCATCAACGCCGCCGGGATCGATGCCCGCGATGTGGGTTACATCAACGCGCACGCGACATCGACGCCGTTCGGCGACGCCGCCGAGTTGTCGGCGATCCGCAGCGTGTTCAATGGCGCGGGCGTTGCTGTCTCCTCGACGAAGTCATCTACGGGCCATCTGCTCGGCGCGGCTGGTGCGGCCGGTGTCATCTTCACGGTCCGCGCACTGTGTTCGGGCATTCTGCCGCCGACGCTCAATCTGGAAACGGCCGACGATGCGTTCAGTGATCTCAATCTGATTGGACGTGAGCCGCGCGCGCGTGCCGTCGATTACGCGATGGTCAATGGCTTCGGCTTCGGCGGCGTGAACGCGTCCGTGCTGCTGAAGCGCTGGGTCAACTGATTGAGCTGCGCATTGCATCGGCCGCAGCAGATGTGAGCCTCATCCTGAGCCGCAGCGCGCAGCGCGGCGGCTCGGCTACGCACTCGGCGTCATGTCCGGGCTCGGCCCGGGCATCCATGATGAGTCTCCACGCACGACAGCCATACGTTCGGTTCTGCCAGGATGCACGGCGTCATGGATTGCCGGGGCATAAGGGCGTTCACGCCCGTCTTCGACGGGCTATGCCCGGCAATGACAACAAAATCTACTCTTCCTCGATCGCCAAGCCCTTCACCACCGCGGCCTTGCCGAACTTCTCGCGCAGTCGGTCGATCGCGTGTTCGGCCTGCGCTTCGCGGCGGTTGAGCAGGTCGGAAAGCTCCTCGCCGCTGACTTCTTCCAGATGGCTGACGCCGATGCCGATCAGCCGGTAGCGCGTGCCGCCCACCTCGTTCTTCAGCAGATCGCGCCCGGCGGCGAAGATGGTGGCGGCAAGCTGCGTCGGCCCATTCAGAGAACGCGCCCGCGTGCGGATCTTGAAGTCCGCGCTCTTGAGCTTGAGCGTCACGGTCGAACCGGCCAACGCCTGCTTCTTCAGGCGGCCGGACACCTTCTCGGTCAATTCCCACAAGGTCTGTTCGAGCGGACGGAATTCGCCGATGTCGCGGTCGAACGTCGTCTCCGCCGAAACGCTCTTGGTCTCGCGCTCGGGATCGACACGGCGCGTGTCGATGCCGCGCGCGAGGCGCCACAGCCGCATGCCTTCCTCGCCGTAACGGCGCATCAGGTCGCGCTCCTCGGCGCGTTGCAGGTCGGCGATGGTGCGGAAGCCGTCTTGCGCCAGCTTGGCCGCGCTCACCGCGCCGACGCCGTAGATGAAGCCGACCGGCCGGGGCGCGAGGAAGGCGGGCGCTTCTTCGGGTGCGATGACGGCAAAGCCACGCGGCTTGTCGAGATCGGACGCGATCTTGGCCAGGAACTTGTTGGCCGACAGGCCGACCGACACCGTGATGCCGATCTCGCGCTCGACCTCCATGGCAAAACGCGCCAGCACCTTCGCCGCGCTCATGCCGTGCAGACGTTCGGTGCCGGTGAGATCGAGGAACGCTTCGTCGATCGACAACGGCTCGACCAAGGGCGTCAGCGCCAGCATGCGCCGGCGCACCTCGCGGC from Pseudolabrys taiwanensis includes:
- a CDS encoding glycerophosphodiester phosphodiesterase family protein — its product is MPGLDWLTARPIAHRGLHDAAHGVIENTPSAFRAAIDGTYGIECDVQLSGDGEAVVHHDDVLGRLTEGGGRLADMTTAALKALPFKQTADRMITLGELCDLVAGRVTLVVEIKSHFDGDTRLARRAAELLQGYAGPVAVMSFDPQMIVAIRDVAPGLPRGIVAERHYTHDEWKGLSAGQRRSLAHLLHAPRTRPHFLAYHVKDLPAAAPLIARAIFGLPLLTWTVRTEDDRRRAARWADQAIFEGWRPRAA
- a CDS encoding RidA family protein, whose translation is MAGTVEQKLASLGITLPTPAAPVANYVPFVRTGNQLVVSGQLCFGPDGKLVVTGQLGGGVSLEDGQKAARACAINLIAQVKAAVGDLDKVVRVVRLGGFINSAPGYGDGPKVMNGASDLMVEVFGDKGRHARSTVGVAALPAQAAVEVEGLFEIA
- a CDS encoding DNA polymerase IV, with the translated sequence MSFCRDCLADAPPTATRCRACGSPRLMRHAAADKLTIAHIDCDAFYATIEKRDDPSLADKPLIIGGGKRGVVSTACYIARTYGVRSAMPMFEAMSRCPHAVVVKPNMAKYVDVGREVRRRMLALTPLVEPLSIDEAFLDLTGTERLHGMSAAKVLARFAMEVEREIGITVSVGLSANKFLAKIASDLDKPRGFAVIAPEEAPAFLAPRPVGFIYGVGAVSAAKLAQDGFRTIADLQRAEERDLMRRYGEEGMRLWRLARGIDTRRVDPERETKSVSAETTFDRDIGEFRPLEQTLWELTEKVSGRLKKQALAGSTVTLKLKSADFKIRTRARSLNGPTQLAATIFAAGRDLLKNEVGGTRYRLIGIGVSHLEEVSGEELSDLLNRREAQAEHAIDRLREKFGKAAVVKGLAIEEE
- the fabF gene encoding beta-ketoacyl-ACP synthase II; translated protein: MRRIVVTGSGIVSPLGCGTDLVWQRLLAGRSGVRRMSDNLVGDVAAKIAGVVSDTSEDAEGGFDPQRIVSAKDQKRMDRFIQFALAAADEAIAQSAWKPDCDAERERTATIIGSGIGGFATMKQAVHTTDQHGSRRLSPFTVPSFLVNLAAGQVSIRYGFRGPIGAPVTACAASLQAIGDGARMIRSGEIDVAICGGAESCIERVSLGSFAAARALSTRFNDTPERASRPFDADRDGFVMSEGAAAVVVEELDHALARGAVPLAELVGYGTTSDAYHMVAAPQDGAGLQRCMRLAINAAGIDARDVGYINAHATSTPFGDAAELSAIRSVFNGAGVAVSSTKSSTGHLLGAAGAAGVIFTVRALCSGILPPTLNLETADDAFSDLNLIGREPRARAVDYAMVNGFGFGGVNASVLLKRWVN
- a CDS encoding cell envelope integrity EipB family protein; translation: MTFLANVQRLSLPAVVALAVLGPAAAAPPTDGVVLTPHRAVYDLKLTKTRGNRGIETVRGRILYDFSGNACDGYELKFRQVSELDSGEGKAAVNDLRSTTWEDGEATKFRFNSENLLNDTPTDSVNGRAERDAKAVAVALSKPQEKKLTMPAGAVFPTEHMRRIIAAARAGKTILEFPVYDGSETGEKLYNTLTVIGRPIKPGEKPVNDAAAKVPELAKLTRWPVTISYFVQESQKQEQTGEQTPVYAISFELYENGISRALVLDYSDFTIAGEMTSLDVKQAKPCR